In one window of Mytilus trossulus isolate FHL-02 chromosome 7, PNRI_Mtr1.1.1.hap1, whole genome shotgun sequence DNA:
- the LOC134726956 gene encoding uncharacterized protein LOC134726956: MAALGSPINPSNSIQMYERLKKESKSDYNRNYDTLQNAQIVENSKEKSECSKIMNHNKKETDESVPYERLHSKPSQCQNVYDTLQNKEKGEYFTQQSFMSKACGKIGQNDIKVERIPGYETLNSAREQDKSYDILKKSQIGDNTQTQSVESKERRQDEPILKINAIGTIHASQKSEHSYCSPLYDMKNIDLEQEQSYAYASFPSKTQNKKDKSDKTAKHQTCKQIASFLLGMIFGGAIFAIIAFAVLRKKIQNDNNGNSILPGNGTGNNSSCVWVPWTEWSDCSVLCGNGTQHRNRQHRGETEGCLPRNENQTKSCNFGVTGCQAPAPAIDMRFDPATLNSQGFLSTDNSILSNRYSSQTPKRSSGGDKSLQLYSGVIANRCFGGKKKVWFKVAYKYTINNFLSFTNLILEVGVADRGEIDKDVFVGNVQTKGWSFALARCGENNDNVCLRSKHLENLQDNIIFSRNSVGLHKNGTYDMVLDRQNNTFQLKDLSAPYLNISFINVVSANELCPVFGVYHSNLLDVQIQILDSKDFT, from the exons ATGGCTGCTTTGGGCTCACCTATAAATCCATCAAATAGTATTCAGATGTATGAGAGattgaaaaaggaaagtaaATCGGACTATAACCGCAATTATGATACTTTACAAAATGCACAGATTGTAGAAAACTCGAAGGAAAAGAGCGAATGCAGCAAGATAATGAACcacaataaaaaagaaaccGACGAAAGCGTTCCGTATGAAAGACTACATAGTAAACCTAGTCAATGCCAAAACGTATATGATACATTGCAAAATAAAGAGAAAGGAGAGTATTTCACACAACAAAGTTTCATGAGCAAAGCTTGTGGTAAAATAggacaaaatgacataaaagttGAAAGGATTCCAGGTTATGAAACGTTAAATAGTGCACGCGAACAAGACAAGTCATATGATATCttgaaaaaatcacaaattgGAGACAATACCCAAACACAAAGCGTTGAAAGTAAGGAAAGAAGACAAGACGAacctattttaaaaataaacgcAATTGGAACTATCCATGCCTCACAAAAGTCTGAGCATTCTTATTGTAGTCCTTTATATGACATGAAAAACATTGATCTCGAACAAGAACAAAGTTATGCATATGCTTCATTTCCAAGTAAAACgcaaaataaaaaggacaagAGTGATAAAACTGCGAAACATCAGACTTGCAAGCAAATTGCATCTTTTCTGCTCGGTATGATATTTGGTGGTGCTATATTTGCCATTATAGCCTTCGCTGTACTCAGGAAGAAAAtccaaaatgacaataatggGAACAGTATATTGCCAGGCAAtg GGACAGGAAATAATTCATCATGTGTATGGGTGCCATGGACAGAATGGTCGGATTGTAGTGTTTTATGCGGAAATGGCACACAACATAGGAACCGGCAACACAGAGGTGAAACAGAAGGATGTTTACCTAGAAATGAAAATCAAACGAAAAGTTGCAATTTTGGTGTCACTGGATgtcaag caCCAGCACCAGCTATTGACATGCGTTTTGACCCAGCTACACTAAATTCTCAGGGTTTTTTGTCAACCGATAACAGTATACTGAGCAATAGATATTCTTCACAAACACCAAAACGGTCCTCTGGAGGAGATAAGTCCTTGCAATTGTACAGTGGTGTAATCGCAAATCGCTGTTTCGGAGGAAAGAAGAAAGTTTGGTTCAAAGTTgcttataaatatacaattaataaCTTTTTATCATTCACTAATTTGATATTAGAGGTTGGAGTTGCAGATCGGGGTGAAATAGACAAGGATGTGTTCGTTGGAAATGTGCAAACAAAAGGTTGGTCTTTTGCTCTTGCCAGATGTGGAGAAAATAACGATAACGTCTGCTTACGTTCAAAACATTTGGAAAACTTGCAAGACAATATCATTTTTAGTCGTAATAGTGTCGGATTGCACAAAAATGGTACTTATGACATGGTTTTAGACAGACAAAATAATACGTTTCAGTTAAAAGATTTGAGTGCTCcttatttaaacatttctttCATAAATGTTGTCTCTGCAAATGAACTTTGTCCTGTATTTGGAGTTTATCATAGTAATTTACTTGatgttcaaattcaaattttagacAGTAAAGATTTTACATAA
- the LOC134726957 gene encoding uncharacterized protein LOC134726957, producing MAALGSPINASNCIQTYERLEVGSKTDFSRSYDTLQNAQIIDISKGISEYSKVIEDIPGYETLISEREQDKSYDILKKSQIGDNSQTQSGESIARRQEEPILEINTICIGHESNKSNHSYGRHLYDMENIDVEQERSYAYASFPSNSQNKKEKNDKTEKYPTRKEIASFLIGFVLGGVMLAIIVFAALRNQNQDEDNKCNGNSIFPGNHAGVVIIKP from the exons ATGGCTGCTTTGGGGTCACCTATAAATGCATCAAACTGTATACAGACGTATGAGAGATTGGAAGTTGGAAGTAAAACGGACTTTAGCCGCAGTTATGATACTTTACAAAATGCTCAGATCATAGATATCTCTAAGGGAATAAGCGAATATAGCAAGGTAATTGAAGATATTCCAGGTTATGAAACGTTAATTAGTGAACGTGAACAAGACAAGTCATATGATATCttgaaaaaatcacaaattgGAGACAATTCCCAAACACAAAGCGGTGAAAGCATAGCACGTAGACAAGAAGAACctattttagaaataaacacAATATGTATTGGCCATGAGTCAAATAAGTCGAACCATTCTTATGGAAGGCATTTATATGACATGGAAAATATTGATGTTGAACAAGAACGAAGTTATGCGTATGCTTCATTTCCAAGTAACTCtcaaaataagaaagaaaagaatgataaaactgaaaaatatcCGACTAGAAAGGAAATTGCATCTTTTCTGATAGGCTTTGTGCTTGGTGGTGTAATGCTGGCAATAATAGTATTTGCTGCACTCAGAAATCAAAATCAAGATGAAGATAATAAATGTAATGGGAACAGTATATTTCCAGGCAATCATG CCGGTGTAGTGATCATCAAGCCTTGA